The proteins below are encoded in one region of Triticum aestivum cultivar Chinese Spring chromosome 1B, IWGSC CS RefSeq v2.1, whole genome shotgun sequence:
- the LOC123091524 gene encoding uncharacterized protein has translation MEASPSRSDSFSRAWLGCRASIERLDADAGLGCSFNSSTSFIDMDPAELFSMRWTSSAAVPADDDEEAAEFDFGQLTCAGAQCFSPLLVGAGQPLLPCEPGVVSYVSSPAFYSAQSTPASAVSSRRRGRHAPLVATRRILLRYLRLLAPLCRKVRALPVRALAPRSSSRAAAFAAATSSPARQSTSSYASATEYWCHGHADTAVSDAILYCKKSIQGRQDV, from the coding sequence ATGGAGGCCTCGCCGTCTCGCAGCGACAGCTTCTCCCGCGCGTGGCTCGGCTGCAGGGCGTCCATTGAGCGGCTCGACGCCGACGCTGGCCTCGGGTGCTCGTTCAACAGCTCCACGTCCTTCATCGATATGGACCCCGCGGAGCTCTTCTCCATGCGGTGGACGTCCTCCGCCGCAGTGCCggcggatgatgacgaggaggctGCCGAGTTCGACTTTGGCCAGCTGACGTGCGCCGGCGCGCAGTGCTTCTCCCCGCTGCTCGTCGGCGCCGGACAGCCCCTCCTCCCGTGCGAGCCTGGCGTCGTGTCCTACGTGTCGTCCCCCGCTTTCTACTCCGCGCAGAGCACGCCGGCCTCCGCGGTCAGCTCGCGCCGTCGTGGCCGGCACGCGCCGCTGGTGGCGACGCGGAGGATACTGCTGAGGTACCTGCGCCTCCTGGCGCCGCTGTGCCGGAAGGTGAGGGCGCTGCCGGTGCGGGCGCTCGCGCCGCGGTCGTCGTCCAGGGCTGCTGCCTTCGCCGCGGCGACGTCGTCCCCGGCGCGGCAGTCCACGTCCAGCTACGCGAGCGCCACGGAGTACTGGTGCCACGGCCACGCCGACACCGCCGTCAGCGACGCCATCCTCTACTGCAAGAAATCCATCCAGGGACGACAGGACGTGTAG